The nucleotide window TGGACGTCCACGCGGTCTTCGTGGGCATCGCCGGGGGCCACATCAAGGGCCTGAACAGCCGGGGAGTCATCGCGGTCTCCGGGAAGAACCGGGAGGTCACCCCCCGGGACGTGGAGCGGGTCATCGACGCCGCCAAGGCGGTGGCGTTACCCGTGGACCGAGAGGTGATCCACGTCCTGCCCCAGGAGTTCATCATCGACGACCAGGGCGGGATCAAGGAGCCGCTGGGCATGAGCGGGGTCCGGCTGGAGGCGGAGGTCCACATCGTGACGGGGGCCGTGACCTCCGCTCAGAACATCATCAAATGCTGCAACCGGGCCGGGCTGGAGGTCCAGGACATCGTGCTGCAGCAGCTGGCCTCCAGCATCTCCACCCTCACGCCGGACGAGCGGGAGCTGGGGGTCGTCCTCGTGGACATCGGGGGCGGGACCTCCGACATCGCCGTCTTCGTGGAGGGGAGCATCTGGCACACGGCGGTCCTGACCATCGGCGGCGACCAGATCACCAGCGACATCGCCATCGGGCTGCGCACCCCCACCCACGAGGCGGAGGAGATCAAGAAGAAGCACGGGTGCGCCCTGGCCTCGCTGATCCCGGGGGACCTGATGCTGGAGGTCCCCAGCGTCGGCGGCCGCAAGCCGCGCATCCTCTCCCGCCAGACCCTCTGCGAGGTCATCCAGCCCCGGGTGGAGGAGATCTTCTCCCTGGTGGATCGGGAGGTCCGCCGGGCGGGGTACGGGGAGCACTGCGCGGCGGGCATGGTGGTGACGGGCGGCGCCTCCATCATGGAGGGGGTCCCGGAGCTGGGGGAGCAGGTGCTGGATCTGCCGGTGCGGCGGGGCATCCCGGCGGGGGTGGGAGGGCTGACGGATGTGGTGGCCTCCCCCATCTACGCCACCGGCGTGGGCCTGGCCCTCTACGGCGCGCAGAACCGCCATCAGCGGAAGTTCCGGCGAGTCGCCGAGCATGCCATGTTCAACCAGGTGGCCGAGCGGATGAAGGAGTGGTTCGGGGAGTTCTTTTAGTGCCGGGCCAACTGACGTCGCCTCACGTCGTTCTCGGTCGTCGGCGGTCCTCAACGTACCAGGAGCGTACGCCTCCCCACCCACCTTCGGTGGGTACCCGCTCCTCCCTCGGGCCTCGTGATGCTCGTCATTTGGCCCGGCACCGTGGTTGTCGCGTAAGCATGAGGGGCAGTTCGTTGGAGTCACTCTAGGGTCGGGGTGCGCGTCGCGGTGACGCCAGCCGAAGGGAGGTCCGAGGATGCCCTTTCATCTCGAAGAGGAACCCGAACGGATGGCCCGCATCAAGGTCATCGGGATCGGGGGGGGCGGCAGCAACGCGGTGAGCCGGATGACCGCCTCCAACATGACGGGCGTGGAGTTCATCGTGATGAACACCGACGCCCAGGCCCTGAAGGCGTCCCCGGTCACCACCAAGCAGCAGATCGGCGAGAAGCTGACCCGCGGCCTGGGGGCGGGCGCCAACCCGGAGGTGGGGCGGCGGGCGGCGATCGAGGACACGGATAAGATCCTCAGCCTCGTGGAGGGGGCCGACATGGTCTTCCTCACGGCAGGGCTCGGGGGGGGGACCGGGACCGGCGCGGCGCCGATCGTGGCCAACCTCGCGAAGGAGCTGGGGATCCTGACGGTGGGGGTGGTCACCAAGCCGTTCCAATTCGAGGGGAAGGTGCGGGCGTCCCAGGCGGAGCGCGGGCTGCAGGAGCTGAAGGAGAAGGTGGACACCCTCATCACCATCCCCAACCAGCGCCTGCTGAACGTGGCGGAGCGGCAGACCACCTTCCTGGAGGCCTTTCATCTGGCGGATGACGTTCTCCGCCAGGCGGTCCAGGGGATCTCGGACCTCATCATCGTGCCGGGGCTGATCAACCTCGACTTCGCGGACGTGCGCACCATCATGGCGGAGCGGGGCATCGCGATGATGGGGACCGGCGTGGCCACCGGGGAGAACTGCGCGGTCGAGGCGGCCGGGAAGGCCATCAACAGCCCCCTCCTGGAGAACCTGTCCATCGAGGGGGCCCGGGGCGTCCTCATCAACATCACGGGGGGGGCGGACCTCTCTCTCTACGAGGTGAACGAAGCCTCCAGCATCATCTGCCAGTCGGCCCATCCCGACGCCAACATCATCTTCGGGGCGGTGATCGACGAGAAGCTCTCGCGGGAGGTTCGGGTGACCGTCATCGCCACCGGATTCGATGGGGCCGGCAAGCGGGAAGCGGAACAGGTCAAGGCGGTGGACCTGAAGGCCTTCGCCGCGGCCGCGGCGGAGCGCGGCCCCTACTTCCGGAGGCGCTCCGGCCGGGCGGCTGAGGTCGCCCAACTCTCCTTCCCCCCGGTGGCGGAGGACGAGCTGGACATCCCGACGTTCCTACGGCGCCAGGCCGATTA belongs to Candidatus Methylomirabilis sp. and includes:
- the ftsA gene encoding cell division protein FtsA, whose product is MGRESDLIVGLDIGTTKICATVAEQNEDGGVDIIGIGTAPSRGLRKGVVVNIDTTVDSIKRALEEAELMAGVDVHAVFVGIAGGHIKGLNSRGVIAVSGKNREVTPRDVERVIDAAKAVALPVDREVIHVLPQEFIIDDQGGIKEPLGMSGVRLEAEVHIVTGAVTSAQNIIKCCNRAGLEVQDIVLQQLASSISTLTPDERELGVVLVDIGGGTSDIAVFVEGSIWHTAVLTIGGDQITSDIAIGLRTPTHEAEEIKKKHGCALASLIPGDLMLEVPSVGGRKPRILSRQTLCEVIQPRVEEIFSLVDREVRRAGYGEHCAAGMVVTGGASIMEGVPELGEQVLDLPVRRGIPAGVGGLTDVVASPIYATGVGLALYGAQNRHQRKFRRVAEHAMFNQVAERMKEWFGEFF
- the ftsZ gene encoding cell division protein FtsZ; its protein translation is MPFHLEEEPERMARIKVIGIGGGGSNAVSRMTASNMTGVEFIVMNTDAQALKASPVTTKQQIGEKLTRGLGAGANPEVGRRAAIEDTDKILSLVEGADMVFLTAGLGGGTGTGAAPIVANLAKELGILTVGVVTKPFQFEGKVRASQAERGLQELKEKVDTLITIPNQRLLNVAERQTTFLEAFHLADDVLRQAVQGISDLIIVPGLINLDFADVRTIMAERGIAMMGTGVATGENCAVEAAGKAINSPLLENLSIEGARGVLINITGGADLSLYEVNEASSIICQSAHPDANIIFGAVIDEKLSREVRVTVIATGFDGAGKREAEQVKAVDLKAFAAAAAERGPYFRRRSGRAAEVAQLSFPPVAEDELDIPTFLRRQAD